CAGGGCGCGGCGTCCGTTGATCATCGTGCTGTCGGCGACGGGCGAAAAGACGCAGTCCGACCTGGCCGACGAGGCGATGAGGGCGCTGACGAGCAGCGGCGCCAGCCTGAGCGTCGTCTACGTCACGGGGGCCGAACTCGGACGGGTGCTCGGCGACGGGCCGAGGCAGAGCGGCGGGATGATCGAGCAGGTGACCGGCAATACCGCACTGACGCCGGCGATCGCGAAGCTCACGAACCACCTGCGGAATCAATACGTGCTGACCTACGCCGTGCCTGAGAGCGTCAAGCTGAACGAACGGTTCTCTCTGTCCACGACGAGAAAGGGCGTGAAGCTGATCGCCCCCACTCGCCTACCGGACCGATAGCCGGCTCAGCGCGATTCCGGCGGCGACGACCACGTTCAGCGAATCGGCGCGCGGGTCGATCGGAATGCGCACCGCGAGATCCGACTGCGCCAGGGCACCGTCCGTCAGTCCGTAGCCTTCGGATCCGACGACGATCACGAGCGGGTCGTCGTCGGTCACCTTCACCGCCGGCAGCGGCACTGCGTCGGGGTGCGGCGTCAACGCCAGTACGCGGAATCCGCGCGATCGCAGTGTCTGCAGATCGTCCGCCCACGCCTCGAGGCGCAGGAACGGCAGCCGCAGCGTCGCGCCCATCGAGGTCCGAATCGCCTTCCGATAGAGCGGGTCCGCGGTCCGGCGATCGATCAGGACGGCGTCGATGCCAAGCGCAAAAGCGGTGCGGAACAGTCCGCCGACGTTGTCCGGGTTACCGACGCTCTCGAGCGCCAGTACTCTCCGCGCTCCGGCCAGACTGTCGAGCGTGATGGCCGGCGGCTGCCGCCAGGCCAGCGCGAGACAGCCGCGATGAAAGTCGAACCCGGTGAGGGCTTCCAGCTCCCGGGGATCGCAGAGATGCACCGCCACGTCCGGACGCTGAGCGAAGACGGACGCCAGGGCTGCCGCCGCCGGCGGCGTGACGGCGACGGAGTGGACGCGAAACCGCAGATCGAGGAGCAGCCGTTCGACGATGAGGCGGCCTTCGGCGACGAACAGTCCGGCGCGCTCGAGCGCCGCAGGATCGCCGACCAGCCGATACGCCTCGATGCCGATCATGCCCGCGAAGGAATCGTCAGGCGGTCAGGCGGGGGGTCCGACCTCCCGCCGGGCGCTCACGTGTCGCGCCGCGTCAGGGACCGCCGGCTGCGATGCGTGTCGAGCACGTGCTGGCCGAGACGCTTGCTCAGGAACACCTTCGACTCGCCGGTGGCGGTCGTCGACGGCACGAAGCGGATCACGTGATAGTGCAGCTGCGCCAGGGCGGCGCGCATCTCGTAGAACTTGTTCTTCGTCTTGACCAGGATCTCGTCGAAGCCGTTGCTCAGCGCCCAGACTTCCTGCTCCTCGGTGAGGGCGCGGAAGTGCCCCTGGCCGCGCCAGTCGCTGCGCGTGCCGCCGATCCATTGATAGAGGACGCGGCGGCCGTCGAATTCGACCACGTCCTCGAGCTGGGCGACCAGGTCGGCAAGCTTCGGATCGTTCTCGTTGGCGCGCAGCTCGTGCGCGACCTTGAACGACACCGGCACCACCGTGCCCCTGTCGTCGGGCAGCGGGGCCTCGGCCATGAGAATCTGGTGATCGCGGTTGCTCAGGCGGGCGATGACCTCGCTCGCCGTCTTCTTCCTCGGAAAATCGAGAAAGAACTCCTCGATGTACTGGATCTCGAGCGCTCCCTGGTGGAGCCCGTACTGTTTGAGCGAATACTCCACGGCCAGAAGAGGCCAACTATATCAGGCTTCCGGCCCGCCGGACTACTCGGCGCGGAGGGCGACGACCGGGTCGACGCGCGTGGCGCGGCGCGCCGGAATGTAGGCGGCCAGGAGCGCCACGGCCATCAGGAGGCCGGCCACGGCCGCAAATGTCACCGGGTCCGCCGGCGTGATGCTGAAGAGCATCCTGGTCATGGTCTCGGACAGGAACCGCGCCGCCAGCGTGCCGAGCACGACGCCGGACGCCACCAGGATCATCGCCTCGCGGACGATCAGCGCAATCACCGTGCGTTCCTGCGCGCCGAGCGCCATGCGAATGCCGATCTCGCGAGTGCGCTGGGCCACGGCATACGAGAGGACGCCGAAGATGCCGATGGCGGCCAGCGCCAGCGCCACGCCGGCGAAAGCGGTGAGCAGCGTCAGATAGAACCGCTCCTGGGAAATCGAGCGCGCCACGACCGCGTCCAATGTGCTCGCTTCCGACAACGGCAGGTTCGGATCGATGGCGGCCAGCTGGGCGCGCGCCGCGTCGGCGAGCGACGCCGGCGGCACCGACGTCTTCATGACCACGGTCATGAACGACACCGGCCACTGCCGCAGCGGCATGTAGATCTGCGGCGGGTTGGGCTCGTCGAGCGCCGCGTCCTTGACGTCGCCGACGATCCCAATCACTTCGCCGCCGGCCCGCTCGCCGCCGGGGGCGCGCCGCCAGCCGAGGGTGATCGTCTTGCCGATCGGATCCTCGCCGGGGAAGAACTGCCGCGCCGCCGCTGCGGTGATGAGGACGACCCGCGGGGTGCCGATCCGATCCGCTTCGGTGAAGCCGCGCCCGCGCTCGAGCGGAATGCCGATGGCGTCGAAGTAGTCCGGCGTCGCGACCCGCACCTGGATCGCCGGCTGCTGCGACGGCGGCACCGGCGGGCGGCCGCTCACCTCGAAGCTGATGATGAAATCGAGCCCGCTCAGCGGCAGTCCCATCACCGCCGACGCGCTGCGCACGCCAGGCAGCGCGCGCAGCCGGCCGAGCAGTTGATCGAAGAACTGAATCCGCGCCTCGTCCCGCTCGTACCGCGAATCCGACAGCGTCAGCTCGAACGTCAGCGCCTGCGCGCTGTCGAATCCGGGATCGACGGCCTGCAGCTTCAGGAAGCTGCGCATCAGCAGCCCCGCACCGGCCAGCAGCATGACGGCAAGCGCGAGCTCGGCGATCACCAGCAGGCCGCGGACGTGCACGCCGGCGCGGCTGGTCACCGCACCGCGCCCCGCTTCCCTGAGCGACGCCGAGATCCCGCGCGTCGCGGTGAACGCCGGGACGAGGCCGACGAGCACGCCCGTCACCAGCGCGATCACCGTGCCGTCCACCTGCACGTTGCTCAGCCGCGGAATCCCTTCCGGTTTCAGGCTGACCAGCAGCTCGACGCCCCACACCGCGAGCAGCAGGCCGAAGCCCGCGCCGAGCAGCGACAGCACGACGCTCTCGGTGAGCAGCTGGCGCACCAGACGTCCGCGCCCCGCGCCGAGCGCGGCCCGCACCGCCATCTCCGACTCGCGCGCGGCGGCGCGCGCCAGCAGCAGGTTCGCCACGTTCGTGCAGGCGATCAGCAGCACGAAGCCGACGGCGCCGAGCAGGATCAGGACCGAGCGCCTGATCTCCCCCACCGTCGCCTCCAGGAGCGGCATCGTGGTCATGCCGATCTCGCCGTTGGCGTCCGGGTACTGCCGCGCGAGATTGCGGCCGAGCGTCTCCACTTCCGCGGCGGACTGCCCCGGCGTGATCCCGCCCTTCAGGCGCGCGACGACCCCGAGGAACCACGCGCCGCGCTGGCGGCTGACGAAGTTCCCGTCGTACTCGAGCGGCACCCAGATCTCGCGGCCCGACGGATACGAGAAGCCCCGCGGCATGACGCCCACGACCTCGCGCGGCACGCCGTCGAGCACGACGCGTCGGCCGATCACCGCCGGATCGCCGCCGAAACGCTGCTCCCACAAGCCATGCGAGAGGATCGCCACGTTGGTGCGTCCCGGTGTGTTCTCGTCAGCGGCGAAGGATCGCCCCAGCGCGGGGCGGACGTAGAGGACGTTGAACAGCGAGGCGCTGACCTCCGCCGCCTGCAGCCGCACCGCGTCCCCTTCGCCGGTGAGGATCATGCGAGAGGTGTTGTAGGCAGCCGAGTTCTCGAAGCTCGTCGCCAGCCGCGCGACGTCGGTGTAGTTCGGTCCCGACATCACGGTGCGCCCCCCCTCGCTCGTGTGGTACACGCCGACGAGCCGGTCCGCCTGCGGATACGGCAGCGGCTCGAGCAGCACGCCGTTCACGACGCTGAAGATGGCGCTGTTGGCCCCGATGCCGAGCGCGAGCGTGAGCACGGCGACGCCGGTGAAGCCGGGAGACTTGATCAGGCGGCGGAGGGCGTAGTGGATGTCTTGCGTCAGGTGATCCATC
This genomic window from Vicinamibacterales bacterium contains:
- a CDS encoding RNA methyltransferase; this translates as MIGIEAYRLVGDPAALERAGLFVAEGRLIVERLLLDLRFRVHSVAVTPPAAAALASVFAQRPDVAVHLCDPRELEALTGFDFHRGCLALAWRQPPAITLDSLAGARRVLALESVGNPDNVGGLFRTAFALGIDAVLIDRRTADPLYRKAIRTSMGATLRLPFLRLEAWADDLQTLRSRGFRVLALTPHPDAVPLPAVKVTDDDPLVIVVGSEGYGLTDGALAQSDLAVRIPIDPRADSLNVVVAAGIALSRLSVR
- a CDS encoding ABC transporter permease translates to MDHLTQDIHYALRRLIKSPGFTGVAVLTLALGIGANSAIFSVVNGVLLEPLPYPQADRLVGVYHTSEGGRTVMSGPNYTDVARLATSFENSAAYNTSRMILTGEGDAVRLQAAEVSASLFNVLYVRPALGRSFAADENTPGRTNVAILSHGLWEQRFGGDPAVIGRRVVLDGVPREVVGVMPRGFSYPSGREIWVPLEYDGNFVSRQRGAWFLGVVARLKGGITPGQSAAEVETLGRNLARQYPDANGEIGMTTMPLLEATVGEIRRSVLILLGAVGFVLLIACTNVANLLLARAAARESEMAVRAALGAGRGRLVRQLLTESVVLSLLGAGFGLLLAVWGVELLVSLKPEGIPRLSNVQVDGTVIALVTGVLVGLVPAFTATRGISASLREAGRGAVTSRAGVHVRGLLVIAELALAVMLLAGAGLLMRSFLKLQAVDPGFDSAQALTFELTLSDSRYERDEARIQFFDQLLGRLRALPGVRSASAVMGLPLSGLDFIISFEVSGRPPVPPSQQPAIQVRVATPDYFDAIGIPLERGRGFTEADRIGTPRVVLITAAAARQFFPGEDPIGKTITLGWRRAPGGERAGGEVIGIVGDVKDAALDEPNPPQIYMPLRQWPVSFMTVVMKTSVPPASLADAARAQLAAIDPNLPLSEASTLDAVVARSISQERFYLTLLTAFAGVALALAAIGIFGVLSYAVAQRTREIGIRMALGAQERTVIALIVREAMILVASGVVLGTLAARFLSETMTRMLFSITPADPVTFAAVAGLLMAVALLAAYIPARRATRVDPVVALRAE